The segment AGCACTGCTTTAAGTTTAGAAGGAGTTGGTAACTTGCCCTGCTGTATCTAAGAAAATCAAAAGCTACAGCATTTTGGGTTGAGACACATCTGCATGACTGAAATTTTTGAATCCCATCCTGCCCTCTAACTCAAAGGTGCAGCTCATGGTTCTGTGTGGTAAATGCAGCAGCACTCATTCACTAGCCAGGATCCTCCTTCTGCTTCTCAAACATTAGCCAGACCTCAGTGGGACAATCTCCATGTTAAAGATGGAAAGAGCAAGGCCCAGCTGCACTATCATGGTTTCATACAGAACCAAGACCTGAAGGTAGCCTTTCTTACGAAACCAAACCCTTCAACACTCATCTATGCAAACAATACTGCCCATAGCTGGggttccagctgctgcctgttttCCATGTTAACAGGCTCAGTAAGCATTCCCCTTTGCACCTGTCAATTCCCTGCAAGATCCCACCAGTCTGGCTGAAGGAAGAGGCCAGTTAGCAGCCCCTCAGCCTCACACTAATCACCTGAGCATCTCATTCATCTGGGTGAGCTTCTTCGCCATCTCAGGATGGTCGGGTCCATGTTTGTGCCCACAGTGGTCCACGCCGAGAAAGTGAGCAATCAGCACGTCCCATTCACCACTGTCCACTGCAGAACAAAAGCAAACTTATCACACACCAGTGTGGAACTGTAAGCCTGGGTCCTCCTGCCAGAATTTCCTGATTGCCTCTGGATATTGCTGTTTCTtcctgccactgtcactgtcagcTCTCCAGAAAATTGGTGCAGGTTTTAAGTGAGGCATACTGTTGGCCAGAGGTTCCTAGGTGCAATACAACATGGACCTCAAAACCTGGCCGATATCCCAGGAtccttgttttttctccctgtccctcaggagGGGAACAGTACAATGTCACCCATCTCAAACTGCCATAGACTGAGCTAAAACACAGGTAGgcacagaaaaaggagaacCTGGAACTCCCACCATTCCCTAGAGATATTTTAGGTTGGACCCACCAATATGCCCCTCTGTACCCCACCTGGGCCATAGGCATGACACAACAACACAGTCCCTGGTTAGAAAGTTACCCTggcctctcctctctgcttcaGGGCCTCGACACATGAAAACCAACATATCTGAAGTTAAATGATGAACTGCAGCTCTCACACAAGGCACACTGACTTGCCTGTGAAAAGGCGACTGCACCCAATTCACTTAGATTcatacacagaaaaatgaaagagcaTTTCCCTTGGTCCCAGGATCTCAGGTAGGTGGAAAACACCTAAAATTCACAAACCAATTTCATGCTTCATCTTCTTCCCGTGTCTAGGAAGCACTAATGCTTTGCTGAGAGCAGTGTTCTGTCTCAGCCTCGGGTCTTCCCCAGAGCACTGTGTGCCTAGGCAGTCACGTGTCAAAGTTAAGCTGttcctctgtccccatcctgccaACGTATTTTGTAAGACAGATGTAGAAGTCTAATCTCATCCCAAAAAGCTGAATTCTGTCCCAGACAGAGGAAAGCTACAGAAATGGTCTGTTGACTCCAAAAACTGGCTTATCTTTGGAAATCCAGCTAGAGCACTGTAATCCTTGGGCAGCAGTGTGTAACTGCCCAGTGATGCTTTGTAACAGAAAAAATCCTTCAGCCCTACCTCAAATTTGCAGTAGGAGTCCCACATTAGGCCAAAGTTGATCCACACCCTGATGAAACAGCTACTTACCAGTTGGATAGAGATGCTGCAGGATCCCATCATCCACAGTGTGAAGATCCTTCACGttaaaagaagggaagaaatacGAGCGGAAAAACTTCTTTGGGAAGAGTCCTTCCCACGTGTCATCACCCATGAAGACCACTCTCCTTCCTGAGccagagagaaaggaaacaatGAGAGATGGAGCCCTCCTGAGTCGTGCTTTTACCACAACAATCCAAAAAACCTGGGCAGACCCAGGTCAGGGTGTGGAGCAATGGCTCCTCTCCAACCCACACTCAAAACTTAATTGCTCACCAAAAAAAAGACCATCTGTCTGTAAATGACTTTCAATACAGGGCAGGACCAGCCCACAAGTATCTCTAGGCACACGAGTGCCCCTACACCAAACTGCATAACCTCAGGACTTACTGTTGACCTGACGTGTCACCCCTGCAGAAAGACTCTTGGGCCACCACAACACAGGTGCTGCACAGGGTGCAGCATGAAGCAGACGAAGCCTCACCTGATGCCCATGACCCCACTGCAAAATGCAAGGCAGCAAGTGAAGAAGTAAATGATGTGAGTCCTGAGCTCTGTCTTTTAAACACAATGGCAATGGTGCTCCAGACATGGAAAACAGATGGCAAAAGCACTTATGCTTCCCCCTTCCCTTGCTCTTCTTGCCCTGCCTGCCATTAGCCAGCTGTGTTTCCACAGAGCCTCTtcagcctgggagcaggaacCCTTTTCTCTGAGACCACCTCTGTGGCTCAGGATCTACTGGTTCATTTTGCCTCAGATGATTTACTGACACAAAGTCATGTAGCCTTAGCCCACTCTGAGCCTTGGGAGGAAGTCTCCCTGGGTAACAAACCACTGTGGCCTGTCCTCTTCCCTCTACTCCATTATCCCACCATAACAGGCTCTTTACAGCTGCACCAAACTACAGTGAAAATGAGATAAGGTTGCTGCCTCACAGCTGCAGGCAGTTGTCCAAGCAGGTTGGCTCCCGAGGGACACCCCCACAGCACACCTGGCACCATCTGGCACACCTGGCTCCTCCCCTGTCATGTGCCTCACATGGCAAAATGACAGACTGCCCTTGGCTTCCTACAGGCATTCCTGTGGGTGACCTTGGGACAAACATACTCAGTGCAGCCACTTTCACCTGATTTCTTGTCATCTTTGATGAAGATGATGCCACGGTCATAGCTACTTCTCACTCCCAACCCAAGCTGGAGATGCTCTGCCCGCATGACAACCCTGCCTTAGGTAACTGTCATTAAGTAGAGCAAAAGAATCAGCTCACAGGGTGGATCTGTTGTAAGCAGTGCTCTTCCCAGGGAGAAAGCAATCAAGGTTTTGAATACAGGTTAAACTGAGCAGAGGTTTGCATGTGCCCTGTCCCAgtgagctgctgccctgcccacacagtcacagaatgttaagaggttggaaggaaccttaaagatcttGCAGTTCCAAGCCCCCTCCTGTGGGCAAGGACACTTCCccctagatcaggttgctcaaggctTTATTCAACCCAGCCTTAAACACcgccagggatggggcatccacagcctccctggggaTCCTGTTCCAGTGGCTCACCATGCTCACagtgaataatttcttcttaatcTCTAACATAAACTTCTTCTCTGACAATTTTCCATTGCTCCCCATTCTATCACTACAGTTCCTGGCAAAAAATTCATTTCCAGCTTCTCTGTAGGcccccttcaggtactggaagacTGCTACAAGTCTAtacagccttctccaggctaaaccgCCTCAGTAACATAATCATCAGGGCTGAAAGAGATTTTCAAAAGTATCCAATCCAATGATCCACCCACCACAATAGACCCTAAGCCACACCACTCAGCATGAGATCTGGAAGCctcttaaacacctccaggaatggtgactccaccatctccctgggcaacctattcCCATGCCTGTGGAaaaactgtggggtttttttatatctAGCCTGAAACTGCTCTGGCTGAGTCAAAGGCCAGGTGCTCACCGTTCTgcaccagctgtgccagcaggttGTCCTCTTGGATGGCGTAGGAGGCGAAGTTGCTGCCCACATCAATGAAAGTGGGCAGCGAGCCGGTGGTGAGGCCCTTGATGCGCTGCATGGTGGCCGTGGGGGGGTCGGCTCGGAAGCGGTAGAGCCGGGCATGGCGGGGCTGGGAGGTGGCCAGCTGGTGCAGGACACCCAGCTTGTTCTCATAGGGCAGCGGGCTGGCCTTGGCAGGGTCAAAGTGGGCAAACTCAAAATGGAGGGCATCAATGATGACGAGCACAGCCTTGGAAAAGCGttggggagcccagcaggagcccGGTGGGAGGCTCTGCCTCTCCCAAGGTGGAGGCACGAGTGGGTCTGAGCACGAACTGCTGCTGGCAAGCTCGATCCGGGTGAGCAGGAAGCCGCTCATGAAGAGCCCGATACcagcaaaaaagagaaagcaaaccCAGGCCAGGAAAAGCACCACTGGCCACCGCTGCATCCTAGAGGGAAGGACAGGCAGGCTCAGTCCCGGGCGGCTCTGCCCGGGCAGGCACCACCCCTTACCAGCACACACCCCGGCCCAACATCCAACACCCCTCACCCCGCCCGCCCCGCAGTAACTCCATCAGCCTGACCTGACTTTACTTGGACCCACTCcgtgtcctggcactgccccggGCACCTGGTGTTCCCTTCCGAACGGGAGCCGAGTCCTGCTCGCTCCCACCTGCCCAGCGCCTTCTCGGCACCCTCAGCCCTTCCCCGGTACCCCCATCTCCCTTCACACACCCTCAGCCCTTCCCCGGTACCCCCATCTCCCTTCAcacacccccagcccttccccgGTACCCCCATCTCCCTTCACACACCCTCAGCCCTTCCCCGGTACCCCCATCTCCCTTCACACACCCTCAGCCCTTCCCCGGTACCCCCATCTCCCTTCACACACCCCCAGCCCTTTCCCGGTACCCCCATCTCCCTTCACACACCCCCAGCCCTTTCCTGGTACCCCCATCTCCCTTCACACACCCCCAGCCCTTTCCCGACACCTCCACCTCCCTTCACacacccccagtgcctcccctgcagccccaacTCCCGGCCCAACACCTCATACCCTTGTGTTCCCCTCGCCCCAGACTCTCCTCCCGCCTCGCCAGCCCCGCTCAGCCCCGTTTCGATCCCCCGgaccccgctcccgccccgtCCCACCTGCGGCTCCCGGCGCCCGTCGCTCCCGGAAGCGCCGCGCGTGGCGCCGACCGCGCTAGAGCGGCTCCGCGGGGAGCGGCTTGGGGTGgcggcgccccctggcggccggGAGGTCCCGGCGCACCGCCCTTCAGGCGAGGCACACTCATAACGGCGAGAAGTGTTGTTTTAATTAATGGATTGATCAGTTAATCCACAGAGGCGCTCCCCGCCCTGTGGTGGGCGTTGTGAGGAGCTCACTGTAGAGAACGCACACTCATGCACTGTAGGGGCAGCCTCTTGGAGGTGACAGAGGAGGGGATGATGAGAGCAGCTCACACTCCCAGAGAAGTGATGGACTGGCAGAGGGGTCCTTCATAGGAGCGGGGTCcccaaaatcatagaatcataaaatggtttgggttggaaagccaccttgaagatcatctagttccaaccccctagctgtgggcagggacaccttcaactagatcaggttgctcagagcctcatccaagTTGgacttgaacatttccagggatggggcatccacaaaCTTCCCaggacaacctgttccagtgcctcaccaccctcacaggaagaatttttttgtaatatctAAATTTTCACTCCTGTATGTCCCTGCATGTCCATGGGAGATCCCAGCAGGAGCGTGTTGAGGAGGGATGGCTCTCCTTAGGCATCGAATGCTGGGGTCAGGCACCCAAGCACACGGGAacgtgctgcagcagcactgttaCCATTTATTACATGATTTAAATCCAATACAAAATAGGGACTAAGGAAACAAGAGCggctgcctgcagcagaacaGGACTGCTGGCAGGCCTCGGGAGAGGTATGAGATCCTTCCAGCCCTGttagctggagctgccctgctctgccttcagcaTCTCTGTGGCAGGAGAGCGAGAGTCCTCGTGGGCTGAGGGCACCTCATCTTGGGTCTTCACAGCTTGTGGCTTGGTCAGTGTGGTGTAGATCCCCAGGGCCTGGAGGGAACAAGACATTCatagggagggaaggagaggagagggcCAGGCCCCAGCATGGTGCCCTCTTCATCCCCCTGGAGCAAGACCCACTTTGGTGAGAGCAAGGATGTGTTGGGGtagaagggacattaaagatccTTTAACTCCTcaccacaggcagggacaccccacacTGGACCAGGATGCTTAGAGTCCCATTCAACCTGACTTTGAACACTTTCccaggatggggcatccacaccTTCTCTGcgcaacctgttccagtgcctcaccaccctcacactGAAGAATATCTTTCTAAAATCTAATCTCAACCTTCCCAATCAGTTTAAAGACATCCCTCCTCATCCTATCATCACATGCCCTTGTAAAGTATCTCTCCATCTTCCTTCTAAGTCCCTTTTAGGTACTGGAAAGTGCTACAGAGCTTTCCTCACACTGAACAATCCAAATTCCCTCAACCTTTTCGCACAGCAGAGGtactccagccctctgatcatcttggtgcCTCCTCTGAGCTCACTCCCTGGCCTTACTGTGGAGGGACCCCAGCTctggatgcagtgctccaggtgggtctcagcagagcagagcagaggggcagaatcccctccctgccctgctgcccacagggctctggatgcagcccaggacacatgGGGTTACACTGACCTGTGCAACCATGTTGGTGACATCGCCAGTGTTGGCAGGCAGCAGAACGGTGTTGGAGTCTTTGGCAATCTTGGAGAAAGCATTCACGTACTGCTCTGCCACAgacagggaggcagcagcattGCCGTGCTGGGGGACAGAAGGACAACTCATGTGCTACCAACAGCTCACCCCTGCCTGTatccccagcccaccccagtCCAGCAAAGATCcactctccctgctgctgccagggattGTCCAGGAGAAAGCCAGGTGCCACCCCGCCTGTAGTTTCACCtccccccagtgccagcaccgAAGCAGCGGCTGGTCCAGGTACCCATCACTCacctgctgtgccagagcagctgccaggagctgaaTTGCCTCTGCCTTCGCCCTGGCCTTGACCAGCATGGCATTGGCTTCTCCTGCAATGAACCGCAGCAGGGTGCACATTAGAATCACGACAAAGCACTTGCAAGGACTGAATGCTGACCATTTCAGGGAGTGAATCAAGACAACTGAATGCATGCTTgtctcctccccagcagcaacACTATCACAGCCTCCTGCCGGGAGGCTGGGGTGGGGCAGCAACATCAACTAGAGCTCAGCCTGAGGCGCCAGCAGGGAAGGATCAGAATGGCTGAGGAAGTCTGGCTCACAGCGATGCGGTCTCTCCCCCACAGCACCACCCCTCAGTTCAGAGGGCTACAGAACGGCCACGTTTTAGCCCCAGGCACTACCAGCAGCTTTGTTGATTTGTTCTGCCTTCTCAGCTTCTGACGCCAAGATCTGGGCCTGTTTCTGGCCTTCAGCCACGTTGATAGCTGACTCCCTCGTCCCCTCCGACTCCAGCACTGTCGCCCGCTTCCGTCGCTCTGCCTCCACCTGCAAACACAGGTCAGACACCAGCCTGCCatgcctgtgctggggaaatCCCATCTGTGGGGCAAGGACACGTTCCTCTGTTCTGCTAGGGGAAGCATGGCTTAGCAAAGCATGAAAATACAGCTACAGAACACTGTGTAGTCTCAGCAAGGGCTGGTTCTGCTCCTCATGCcacacagcccttcccagccccatccccagctAAGCGGACAGttgcttcccctcctcctcttccaacCCAGATACCTGATGTCCAGCTTTTCTCAAGGGGAGACCTTCACCTCTGAGATTTGCTTCCCCAAAGAGCCCAGTAGAGATTTTaaagggagctggcagggcttgTATGTTGCAGGCAGGGACCACCACCACAAAAATTATGAAAGGAGTTACTTATTCAGTAGCTGTATGTCTGCAGCCAAAATTCCCTTCTGAAGCAAGGGGtgggtgctgccagctctggacAGGTAACAATAAAAAACCTTAGCCCATATCAGCAGTAGTGTGGCCcttgtactcagcactggtgagagTCCCATGCCAGTTCTGGGCACCTCAGTTCAAGAGGTGCTGGAGCATCCACAGAAGAGCAGTGGAGCTGGAAAAGActtggagcacaagtctgataATGAGCCCTAGAGAGAGCAGGCGTTGTTTAGTCTGGACAAGACGAGACAGGTCTCAGGAGGAGACCTTACCACTCTCTACAACaacctgaaaggaggctgcagtCACACAGGGGGTGGCTTCTTCTCTCAAGTAGTCACAAACAGGATGAGAGAACATAGTCTTAAGCAataccaggggaggtttaggttggacattaggaagaatttcttcacagaaagggtgattagacattggaatgggTTACCAGAGAGGTGGCAGAAACACTGTTCATGGAGGTCTTTAAGCAAAGATTGAACAtagcacttggtgccatggttaGGTTGACAAGGTAGTATttggtcataggttggacttgatgatctgaAGGCTTTTCATCCttactgattctgtgattctggggaagagaaggttTCCCTCTTGTTCCAGACCTCCCTCCCAGAGAGCCTCACCTGCATCTGCATGGATTCCTTGACACGTGGGGGCACGTGGATGTCCTTGATCTCGTAGCGCAGACACCGGATGCCCCAGCAGTCTGAAGCCTGGTTGATGGCATCCACAATGCTGGCATTGAGGGACTCCCGCTCCTGAGAGGCACAAAAGAaatggcagagagcagagcagaggggcttaGCATGATAGAAGTGTCAGGAGGGAAACAGACACCTCCCTCACACACAAGGTCTGCCAGAGAAAAACATCTCCACAGGTTTCAGGCAGGGTCAGgtgcttcctgcagctcttgAAGGGGTCACCATACCCTAGGGAGGGCAGTGCCCCACACTGGAACTGCTGGGACAAAATATCTGGATACAAGAGAATGCCAGCAACTCTGGTTTCTTCCCAGCAAATGCAGTACAAGGATTACAGTACCCCATGACCAGGTCAGGGATATTCATCTCTGGGGCTGACCAAAGAGCCACTGACTCAAGAAAGGCAGCTCGACCAGCTGGGTCTGGGCACATGCCACCCATCACCACCTCCAAATaatccagggcagggaaaaaatagctcctgttaaaaaaacaaccGAAACAAGACACATCTCCAGGGATTCACCAATAGGTCAACTGAAACAGAAGCCATAAGCCCTCTAAGCAAAGGGCATTTTGCTGTTAAAAACACATCAGCCTGGCCATGCAGGCtgtcctgggattttgggacacACTGTCAACTCTGTGATCCACCTGCCCAGCTCACCCGGAAGACTCTGTCGAGGGAAAGCTTGCCAAGTTCAGATCTCATGGTGGTCTGGGCCAACTGGGTCACTGCGTACTCAGGATCTTCCACCCCATAGCTGGCCTGAAGAGCAGAAGCACAAAACAGAGTGGATAGAGATGCCAAGAGGGACCCTGAACAAAGCAGGAGAGACAAACAGTGCTAAAGCAAGAAATCTGCCAGACACTCCTGCTGAAAACATGGAGTCTGGAGCCTTGGGAGAAGTCAAAGTGCCCAGCCCATCTGTCAGAAAGAACATAGAAGCTGGAGCACACATTTTGGAGAACAGGGAATGGGCGGAGCCAGGAGAAAGGGGCAGGGATGGTACCTTGTAGGGGTCCATAACCCGCAAGTAGAGCACACCATCAATCTGCAGGGTGACATTATCTGTCGGGAGAGAACAGACCCTCTTTACTGAAGcagcacaaacaaaacacagaaacccCTTCTTCCATAGCATAGCTGAGCAGGCTCATCCTTTTTCACCCTGACACAGCAGTATGGCACAGAAGAGGATTGGCTGAAATAGATCTTCTTATCTAAAGGTTTTGTAAAAAGGATCTTCCATTCCCTGGACAATGCTGTGATGTTTTAATACACAACAGGTCTTGATTGTCCAGATAGAAGCATTTAACACTGTAGCTCTCATAAATAAAGATTTAAGAatgagaaaaccaaaacaaacaacttaAAAGTAGAAATATAACAGAGTTGTCCATTAACATCACATCCATTAAACTGTTCTAAggtttttttacagaaacagaaatttattttgtggttcaataaaaacacctgaaaaGTTTATTTCTGGCCAGGTACATTCAACTCAGCAAgaaggggcagctgcagcacagagagagcagctggaaCCTCCTGGGGGGGCCCCAACTCACAGCAACAGCCTTCCAGCACCtaaagagagctggagagggactatTCACACAGATATGGAGGGACGGGAGAAGAGGGATGGAAGACAGGCTTAGAATAAATgttaggaagaagttctttactGGGGGTGAGAGTGGTAATGCACTGAAGTaagttacccagagaagctgtggatgccccatccctggaagtgttgaaggccaggctggacagagctttgAGCAACTCAGCTGAGTGGACTGTGtcccctgcccacggcagggaggttggaatgagatgaactttaaggtcctttccaacccaaatcattcagTGATCATGTGATTTTATGGCCAAGCCTGGGTACCAAGAGACAGGGCTCAGTGCAGGAGCATGGGACAATCCCACTCATCCTCACATTGTCCCTTGCTCATCCCAGAtgcagcagaagggaagggGCAGGACACGGAAGCTGTTCCTCACCCAGTGTAACAGCTGATTGCTCTGGGACATTAATGACGATTTCTTTGAGACTCTGGACGTAACGAATTCGATCCAGGAGAGGGATGAGGAAGTTCAAACCCTGGGAAAAGGGTGGAATTAGATGGCTGATAGACTAGAGAGAGTAATGCAAACAAAGCCCACACCACGCAAACATGTTTCACACACAGGGAATTTCAGTTACTCAG is part of the Catharus ustulatus isolate bCatUst1 chromosome Z, bCatUst1.pri.v2, whole genome shotgun sequence genome and harbors:
- the STOML2 gene encoding stomatin-like protein 2, mitochondrial, whose protein sequence is MLSRVGIRARSGLGLLQHSQQLKHAARLAPAPCRWNSGLPVNIGVLFVPQQEAWVVERMGKFHRILEPGLNFLIPLLDRIRYVQSLKEIVINVPEQSAVTLDNVTLQIDGVLYLRVMDPYKASYGVEDPEYAVTQLAQTTMRSELGKLSLDRVFRERESLNASIVDAINQASDCWGIRCLRYEIKDIHVPPRVKESMQMQVEAERRKRATVLESEGTRESAINVAEGQKQAQILASEAEKAEQINKAAGEANAMLVKARAKAEAIQLLAAALAQQHGNAAASLSVAEQYVNAFSKIAKDSNTVLLPANTGDVTNMVAQALGIYTTLTKPQAVKTQDEVPSAHEDSRSPATEMLKAEQGSSS